A region from the Triticum urartu cultivar G1812 chromosome 1, Tu2.1, whole genome shotgun sequence genome encodes:
- the LOC125507360 gene encoding homeobox-leucine zipper protein HOX9 codes for MAAAVAAMRCGSGSGSDGGGGGYDKGGMDSGKYVRYTPEQVEALERVYAECPKPTSTRRQQLLRECPILSNIEPRQIKVWFQNRRCRDKQRKESSRLQAVNRKLSAMNKLLMEENERLQKQVSQLVHENAYMKQQLQNPSLANDTSCESNVTTPPNPLRDASNPAGLLAIAEETLTEFLSKATGTAVDWVPMPGMKPGPDSFGIVAVSHGCRGVAARACGLVNLEPTKIVEILKDRPSWFRDCRSLEVFTMLPAGNGGTIELVYMQMYAPTTLVPARDFWTLRYTTTMEDGSLVVCERSLSGSGGGPSTASAQQFVRAEMLPSGYLVRPCDGGGSIVHIVDHLDLEAWSVPEVLRPLYESSRVVAQKMTTAALRHIRQIAQETSGEVVYALGRQPAVLRTFSQRLSRGFNDAISGFNDDGWSVMAGDGIEDVIIACNSKKIRSNNTAPNAFIAPGGVICAKASMLLQSVPPAVLVRFLREHRSEWADYNFDAYSASALKSSSCSLPGLRPMRFSGSQIIMPLAHTVENEEILEVVRLEGQALDEGLLSRDIHLLQFCTGIDEKSMGSCFQLVFAPIDELFPDDAPLISSGFRVIPLDMKTDGAPAGRTLDLASSLEAGSTTLQASGGADDCNLRSVLTIAFQFPYEMHLQDSVATMARQYVRSIVSAVQRVSMAISPSRSGLNAEQKIISGFPEAATLARWICQSYRFHLGVELFRQADEAGESLLRMLWDHEDAILCCSFKEKPVFTFANEMGINMLETSFVALQDLSLDKIFDEAGRKALYSEIPKLMEQGFVYLPGGVCLSGMGRHVSFENAVAWKVVGEDNNVHCLAFCFVNWSFV; via the exons ATGGCGGCGGCTGTGGCGGCGATGCGTTGCGGGAGCGGGAGCGggagcgacggcggcggcggcggctacgaCAAGGGCGGGATGGACTCGGGCAAGTACGTGCGGTACACGCCGGAGCAGGTGGAGGCGCTGGAGCGGGTGTACGCCGAGTGCCCCAAACCGACTTCCACGCGCAGGCAGCAGCTGCTCCGCGAGTGCCCCATTCTGTCCAACATCGAGCCCAGGCAGATCAAGGTCTGGTTCCAGAACCGAAG GTGCCGTGATAAGCAGCGGAAGGAGTCTTCGAGGCTTCAGGCCGTGAACAGAAAACTGAGCGCCATGAACAAGCTGCTCATGGAAGAGAATGAGCGTCTCCAGAAGCAGGTCTCCCAGTTGGTTCATGAGAATGCATACATGAAGCAACAGCTGCAGAAT CCTTCGTTGGCCAATGATACAAGTTGTGAGTCAAATGTGACCACTCCTCCAAACCCTCTACGGGATGCAAGTAACCCAGCTGG ACTCCTTGCAATTGCGGAGGAGACATTGACAGAGTTCCTCTCAAAGGCTACAGGAACTGCTGTTGATTGGGTCCCGATGCCTGGGATGAAG CCTGGTCCGGATTCGTTTGGTATTGTTGCCGTTTCACATGGTTGCCGAGGTGTCGCTGCCCGTGCCTGTGGTCTGGTGAATCTAGAACCAACGAAG ATTGTGGAGATCTTGAAAGACCGCCCATCTTGGTTCCGTGATTGTCGGAGTCTTGAAGTTTTTACGATGCTTCCAGCTGGAAACGGCGGGACCATTGAACTCGTTTACATGCAG ATGTATGCTCCTACCACTTTAGTTCCTGCACGTGATTTTTGGACGCTGAGATACACAACTACAATGGAAGATGGAAGTCTCGTG GTTTGTGAGAGATCTTTGAGTGGTTCAGGAGGTGGTCCAAGTACTGCCTCAGCACAGCAATTTGTAAGGGCTGAGATGCTTCCTAGTGGCTATTTAGTTCGGCCATGCGACGGTGGGGGTTCAATTGTGCATATAGTGGATCATCTGGACCTTGAG GCTTGGAGTGTTCCAGAAGTGCTTCGCCCGCTCTATGAGTCTTCTAGGGTAGTTGCTCAGAAAATGACTACTGCG GCATTACGACACATCAGACAGATTGCTCAAGAAACTAGTGGGGAGGTTGTATATGCTCTGGGGAGGCAACCTGCTGTTCTGCGGACATTTAGTCAGAGGCTGAGTAG AGGATTTAATGATGCTATAAGTGGCTTCAATGATGATGGTTGGTCTGTAATGGCTGGAGACGGCATTGAAGATGTGATTATTGCTTGCAACTCAAAAAAGATTAGGAGCAATAACACTGCTCCCAATGCTTTTATAGCTCCTGGAGGTGTTATATGTGCTAAAGCATCAATGTTACTGCAG AGTGTTCCACCAGCAGTACTGGTTCGGTTTCTGAGGGAACATCGGTCTGAATGGGCTGATTATAACTTTGATGCATATTCGGCTTCAGCGCTGAAATCAAGCTCATGCTCACTTCCTGGGTTGCGTCCCATGAGATTTTCTGGGAGCCAGATCATCATGCCGCTTGCTCACACAGTGGAGAATGAGGAG ATTCTAGAAGTTGTTCGTCTTGAAGGGCAAGCGCTCGATGAGGGTCTTTTATCAAGAGATATCCACCTGCTTCAG TTTTGCACTGGAATAGACGAGAAATCAATGGGATCCTGCTTCCAACTTGTCTTTGCACCAATTGATGAGCTTTTTCCTGATGATGCTCCATTAATATCTTCAGGCTTTCGTGTTATACCACTGGACATGAAAACA GATGGTGCACCCGCCGGTAGAACACTAGATTTGGCCTCTAGCCTTGAAGCTGGTTCAACTACACTGCAAGCCTCAGGCGGTGCGGACGATTGTAACCTACGATCAGTGCTGACAATTGCCTTTCAATTCCCTTACGAGATGCATCTCCAAGATAGTGTTGCAACTATGGCCCGGCAGTATGTCCGCAGCATTGTCTCCGCCGTTCAGAGAGTGTCGATGGCTATCTCTCCCTCTCGATCTGGCTTGAATGCTGAACAGAAGATAATTTCTGGCTTCCCTGAAGCTGCAACACTTGCTCGCTGGATATGCCAAAGTTACCG GTTCCATCTGGGGGTCGAGTTATTTAGACAGGCAGATGAAGCTGGGGAATCTTTATTGAGAATGCTCTGGGATCATGAAGATGCTATTTTGTGCTGTTCTTTCAAG GAAAAGCCTGTATTTACGTTTGCAAACGAGATGGGAATTAACATGTTGGAAACATCTTTCGTTGCCCTTCAAGATCTCTCGTTGGACAAGATATTTGATGAAGCTGGTAGAAAGGCACTATACTCCGAGATCCCAAAGCTGATGGAGCAG GGCTTTGTTTACCTGCCAGGTGGTGTGTGCTTGTCTGGGATGGGCCGCCATGTCTCATTTGAGAATGCTGTAGCATGGAAAGTAGTTGGTGAGGACAACAATGTGCACTGCCTCGCCTTCTGCTTCGTCAACTGGTCTTTCGTGTGA